The genomic segment ATCACCATCGCGGTCAGGTCGACCACGCGGATCCCGGCCAGCGGGCCGCTGCTGTTCATACCGTGCCCCTTGCCATGGCGAAGCTGTGGCCGATGTGCGCGTTGTGGCCGTCGGGAACAACCGGGAACACGAGCTGCTCTCCGAGGTCGCGGATCTGGTCGATGCGGGCCCCCACATCATCGACGGTCCATGCCGGCTGGTAGACCCCGGTGGATTCGACGACGGCGACCCGGGCCACCCGGCCCGCGATGGCGGTGAGGATTTCCCCGGTGATCGAACAGGATTCGTGCGCCAGCCAGCCGACCACCGGAGCGACCAGCTCGGGACCCATCGGCGGATAGGCGGACGTGTCGATTCCCTCGGCCATTCTGGTCACCGCCGCCGGGACGATGACATTGCAGCGCACCCCGTGGTCGGCGCCCTCCAGGGCAACGACGTTGGACAGTCCGATCACCCCGGCCTTGGCTGCGGCGTAGTTGGCCACCGCGTGGTTGCCGTACAGGCCGCCGATCGACGACGTGAGGACCACTCGGCCGTAGCCGGCCTGACACATCAGCGGAAAGGCCGCGCGCACAACGTGAAATGCGCCGCGCAGGTGAACGTCGAGCACGGCGTCGAAGGTCTCGGCCGTCATCTCCGGCAGCGGTGCGTGCCGGACGTTTCCGGCGTTGTGAATCAGGACATCCACGCGGCCGTACGCCTCGATGGCGGCCGCCAGGATCGCCTGACCACCCTGCGGGGTCGCCACCGACTCCGACGACGCGATCGCCTCCCCGCCGACAGCGACGATCTCGTCGACCACCTGCTGAGCCGGGCCGACATCGACGCCGTGACCGGTCAGTTCGCCGCCGACGTCGTTGACGACGACCTTGGCGCCCAAACCGGCCAGAAGCAGCGCATACTCACGGCCCAGTCCCCGGCCGGCGCCGGTGATGACGGCGACCCGGTCGTCGAATCGTGCTTGTGCCATCTACGTTCCGAGCACCAGGCCGTCGAGGTCACCCTTGGCCCGCCATTCGGCGAGGAGTTCGTCGAAGGCGTAGAAGCCGGGCGAATAGAAGTCACCGAGGAACGCGCCGTTGTCCTTCGCGCCGCCCTGGCCTTCGTTGTTGTAATAGCCGGGCGTGCAGGACAGTTCGAACGCGGAGTTGTCGATGGACAGCTCGCGCACCGTGTTCACCCAGGCATCCTGCCCCTCCTGGCTGGGCTCGACGACGGTTGCGCCCCGGTTCTGCGCCTCGGCGATGATGTAGGCGATGTGCTTGGCCTGCTGCTCGAACATCGCGGTGGTGTTGGCCGAGACACCACCCTGGATGAAGCCCATGAAGAACTGGTTGGGAAAGCCGCGACTGGTCATGCCGTGCAGCGTCTTGTACGAGTCATGCCAGTGGTCGAACAGCGACAGCCCGTCGCGACCCTCGATGGCATCGATCGCGAATCGCCTGCTGATCTCGGTGGAAATCTCGAAGCCGCTCGCGAAGATCACGCAGTCGACCTCGTACTCGACTCCGTCGGCGACGATTCCCTTCTCGGTCAGCCGCTCCACACCCTTGGACGCCGACACGTCGACGAGCGTGACGTTGGGCCGGTTGAACGTCGCCAGGTAGTGCTCGCTGGATGTCGGCCGCTTACACATGAAGCGGTAGTACGGCTTCAGTGCCTCGGCGGTGTCGGGATCGGTGACGGTCTCGGCCACGAGGCGACGCAGCCGCTCCATGATCTTGTAGTCCTCTTCCTCGCGGAACGCCATGATCTGTTCGATCGACACCGAGGCGGGATCCTCGGTGGCGGCGATCCGCGCGGTCAGGTTGCGTCCCAGCTCGGTCCAGAAGTCACACACCAGATCCGGTTCACCGAACACCACGCCGACGAACGGCGACCAGTTGTGGAAATTGCGCTTGCGCTCCTCCTGCCAGCCCGGTTGCAGCGAGGCGGCCCAGGCCGGGTCGGTGGGCGGGTTGGTGCGTGCATCGACCGACGACGGGGTGCGCTGAAAGACGAAGAGCTCCTTGGCATCCCGGCCCAGATGCGGTACCAGCTGAATGCCGGTGGCCCCGGTGCCCACCAGCGCGACGCGCTTGTCGGCCAGTTTGTCCAGGCCACCGTCGGCGCTGCCGCCGGTGTAGTCGTAGTCCCAGCGCGCGGAGTGGAAGACGTGTCCGCCAAAGTCCTTGATCCCCGGGATGCCCGGCAGTTTCGGCCGGTTGTAGGAGCCTTGGGCCATCACGACGAACCGGGCCCGGATGTCGTCGCCCCGGTCGGTGCTGATCCGCCAGCGTTGCGACGCGTCCTCCCAGCGCAATTCGCGTACCTGGGTGGAGAACAGCGCACCGTCGTACAGCCCGAAATGCTTGCCGATGTTGCGGCAGTGCTGAAAGATTTCGGCGCCGTCGGCGAATTTCTTCGACGGCATGAAGCCGAGTTCCTCGAGCATCGGGATGTAGCAGTAGGCGTCGTTGTCGCACTGGATCCCCGGGAACCGGTTCCAGTACCACACACCGCCGAAGTCGCCGGCCATCTCGATGACCCGGATGCCCTCGACTCCGGCCTTCTTCAGGTAGGCACCCGCCAGCAGCCCGGCGAAACCGCCGCCGAGCACCACCACGTCGACGTCTTCGGCGATCGGGTCACGTTGCGCCACCGGCGTATACGGGTCTACTTCGTAGAATTCGGCGAAATCACCCTCGAGCTCCAGGTATTGCGCGGAACCTTCCGGACGCAGTCGCTTCTCCCGCTCGACGCGGTACTTCTCCCGCAGCGCCTCGATGTCGACGTCGGCCGGGACGTCGGTGGGTCCGCATTCCGCGGTGGTCATCGGTCGTTCTCCTTTGCGAGCGGTCGGGGTTCCCCGGTGCCCATGTACTTCGACAGCTGGTAGTGCAGGTTGACGGTGCTGCGCTCGCGGTACGGGTTGGGCTGCGTCCCCGGGAAACCCAGCGACTTCATCCCCTGCTGCACGGCGGCCATGTTGGAGAAGTCCTGCGGCAGCACACTGCGCCAGCGCGGATCACCCACCGGGGTGTACTCCCATTCCGTGTGCGGCTCGGCGTCTTTCGGGTAGAGCTCGAACACCGAGACCTCGAAGGTGCATTTGTCTGGGTCGTAGCTCGGGTCGGGGCGCGCGCTGTAGCACAGCGCACTGGTCAGGCCCTGGCCGATCTGGAAGTTGGGGAACAGCTGCCACGCGGTCCCGCTCTGCCCCAGGATGTCGGCGGGAATCGTCGGCCAGACCACCCCGCGGGCCTCGTCGTCGCGGCGCGCGGAGGCCAGCCAGTGCTCGAGCACTTTGTCGGCCGGTGTGCCCTCGGGCAATTCGTCCACCAGCCGCAGGGCCGCGGCCACCAGTGTCTGCGTGGTGGTGGCGTTGGTTTCCTCCATCGTGTACACCTGCATCTCCGCGGTGGAGATCCGCGGATCGCCGGTGCCCAGCCTGATCTTCGACTTGGTCTCGGCCATCTCCTCGGGCGCGTCGTACCCGATGTTGCTGTGCCGGCCCTGCGCCTTGGCCCAGCCCTTGAACTCACCGAACTTGTTGAATTCCGGATGGGTGGTGAAGACGTGATAGGTCTCGTTGAACGCTTCCAGGGCGACTTTCCAGTTGCAGTCGAAGTGCACCCATTTACGCCACTTGCACCGCATGTTCTCCAACCCGAACGGGTCGAGGATCTTGGCGGCCGGGAACAGGTAGTCCGCCAGCGGCTCGCAGTCGGGATCCATGTTGATCCACAGCCAGCCACCCCAGGTGTCAACGCTCACCGGCCGAAGCCGGGTGTTGCCGGGGTTCAGCGCACCTTTCCAGTCGTCCTCCTCGCGGATGTGGGTACACGCACCGTCCAGACCGTAGGTCCAGCCGTGGAATCCGCAGACGAACGACTTACGTGCCCGTCCGACAGCGTGTTTCGCTCCCGCCGGCGTGTCGACCAGTCGACGGCCACGATGCATACACACGTTGTGGTGTGCGGCGAATTCGTTGGGACCTGTGCGCACGACGATGATCGAGTCGTCGAGGATGTCGTAGGTCAGATAGCTGCCGACCTCGGGCAGCTCCTCGACGCGTCCGACCTGCTGCCAGACCTTGCGCCACAGCCTGTCGCGTTCGGCGCGCGCGTATTCCGGCGAGATATAGGCCTCGACGCCGATCGTCATCGGCTCGGCGAGTTCTTCGGCACTCTCCAGTTCGCCCATCGTCAATTCCTTTCAGGGCCTGCTGATTTTGCGGCGGAAGTCGTCATCCTTGAGGAACAGCGACGTGTTGTCGGCACGCAGGTGGCTCCACCGCAGATCCAAACCGCCGTCGACCAGCAGGGTTTGGCCGGTGATGTAGCTGGACAGGTCAGACAGCAGAAACAGGATCGCGCCGGCCTGTTCCTCGGGACGTCCGCGCCGTCCCATCGCGATCGCCGCCCGGTCCCGTTCCGGATCGGGGTCGACGTAGGTGCGCGAGGCCGCGGTCTCGGTGACCCCGGGTGCGACGGCGTTGACGCGGATGTCGTCGAGCGCGAGTTCGACCGCCATCGTCCGGGTGGCCGCCACGATCGCGGCTTTGGCCGTGCCGTAGGCGATGTGGAAGGGCGCGGTGTTCATCCCGCTGATCGAGGACACCGACACGATCGAACCCGGGCCGCCGGCCGCGCGGATCTCGGCGGCCACCGCCTGGCTCATGAAGAACATCGTCTCGAGGTTGGCGGTGAACAAGTCCCGCCAATCCGCGCGACTGACGCGGGTGGCGGGCATCCACGTCGCGGGTGCGGCACCGCCGGCGATGTTCACCAGGCCGTGTAGCCGCCCCTCGGTGCGGCGCACCGTGTCCAGCACTGTGGCGATCCCGTCGTCGGTCGCGGCGTCGGCCGAAACCGGCACGACCGGGAGCCCCTCTGCGATAAACGGCCCGATGTGGGTGTCGAGGTTTTCCTGGGAGCGGCTGACCGCCACAACGGTCGCACCGGCCCGCGCCGCCATCTCGGTCACAGCCGTTCCGATGCCGCCGCCCCCGGCGCCCGACACCACAACGATGCGGCCGTCGAGCCTGAGGAGATCCGTCATACCCTGCTTTCGCTCGCAGTCTTGTCCGGACAATTACTGGGATTCTGCCGATTGGAGAACATGATTCCGCAGCAGTTATAGCAGCGTCAAGGGCCTGAGCCAAGATAGGCACCAACTATTGTCTGGACTAGATCTGCTTGGTACGGTCACGCCGTGACGCCCCAGCAGAATGGCCGCTTCACCCTTGCCCAACCCCCGGTCGTTGCGGACGGCTGGACCGTCGAACGCCGCACCCCAGCCAGCCGGCTCTTCGGCGCCAACGGGCTGCGGACCGGGCCGGACGGACGCGTGTACATCGCGCAGGTGACCGGCAGCCAGATCAGCGCCCTGGATATCGACAGCGGATCGGTCGACACCATCAGCGCCAAGGGCGGCGACATCATCGCCCCCGACGACGTCGCTTTCGACGATGCCGGGAACCTCTTCGCCACCGAGGTGATGGACGGCCGCGTCAGCGTCCGCACCCCCGACGGCGCCACCCGAGTACTGCGCGACGACCTGCCCTGCGCCAACGGGATCACCGTGCACCACGGCCGGCTGTTCATCGGCGAGTGCCGCGAGGGCGGCCGGCTGATGGAGCTCGATCCGGCGGGCGGCCAGCCGCGGATCCTGATGGAGAACGTGCCATCACCGAACGCGATGGAGGTCGGACCCGATGGGTTGCTGTATTTCCCGGTGATGGGCGCCAACGAGATCTGGCGCATCAGCCCGGACGGCGGCAATCATGAAGTCGTCGCGACCGGCCTCGGCGTGCCCGATGCCGTCAAGTTCGATGCCCGCGGCAACATGGTGTCGACTCAGGTGCACAGTGGTCAGGTCCTGCAGATCGATCCACGCACCGGCGAGCAGACAGTGCTGGCCAACCTCAATCCCGGGCTGGACAACCTGACCTTCGTCGGCGACCGACTGTTCGTCTCCAACTTCACCGGTGAGATCACCGAGGTTCTCGACGGTCTGCAGACCCGCACCGCACTGCCCGGCGGGCTGAACTGGCCGCTCGATCTCACGGTCGGTCCCGACGGCGTCGTGTACATCGCCGACGGCACCTACTTCTACGCCTTGGGTGCCGACGGCAGCTTGCAGACGCTGGGCATGCTGTTCAGCCCCGGCTATCCGGGATTCGTACGTGGTGTGACGGCCACGGGGCCAGGTGAATTCGTGGTGACGACTTCGGGTGGTCAGGTCGCCCGGTTCCGCCCCGCCGACGGCGAAAGTGACTTCCTGGCAGACGGATTGGATCAGCTCTACGGGGTGGCGGTCGGCCCGCGCGGCATCGTCGCCGTCGAGCAGGGCACCGGACGCCTGCTGTCGGTGGACGCCGGCCGCACCGAGGTGCTGGCCACCGGACTCGACACTCCGGTCGGGGTGGCGTTCGGGCCCGATGGAAGTCCGCTGGTGAGTGAGCGCGGCCGCGTGGTCCGGGTCGACGGCGGCCGGGCCGAGCCCGTGGCGGACGGATTGGGTTGTCCGCAGGGCATTCTGGTGGACGGCAACCGACTGTTCATCGTCGACGCGGAGGCGAAGTCGCTCATCGACGTCGACCTGAGCAGTGGATCCCGCACCACGATCGCCTCCGGCCTTCCGGTCGGCGCGCCGCCCGGGGTGACCCCCAAGCCGTTGCGGGGCATGCCTCCCTTCTCGGGGCCGCAGGGGCCGTTCGCCGGGATCGCGGCCGCGCCGGACGGCACCCTGTATGTCTCGGCGGATGCCGACGGCAGTGTTCTGGCCGTCCGCCGAAAGGGCTGAGATGCCGCACACCGAGTCCGGCGACCATCGCTACATCCAGGTGGCCCGCACCCTGCGCAAGGAGATCGTCGACGGGGTGTATCCCGTCGGATCTCAGCTGCCCACCGAACACGAATTGTGTCAACGCTTTTCGGTGAGCCGCTATACGGTGCGCGAAGCGCTGCGGCGGCTGCGGGAGGACAACCTGGTGTCGTCGCGACCGCGGGCCGGCACGATGGTGGTGCCGCGGCCGGCGTCACACGCCTACGTCCAGGACGTGGTGTCCATCAACGACTTGTTGGCCTTCGCAACGGGTGCCCGCTTCGCGATCGAATCGATCGCCATGGTGACCATCGACGCCGAACTCGCGCAGCGGACAGGCCTGACCGTAGGCGATGAATGGTTGGCGGTGCGCGGATTTCGTGGCGCCGACGGCGCCGACGCTCCGGTCTGCCGAACGGAGTACTACATCAACCGCGCCTTCGCGGCGGTCGGCCGGATGCTGCAGAACCACAGCGGACCGATCTTCCCGCTCATCGAGGATCTGTTCGGGCTCAGCATCGTCGAGGTGCGCCAGGAGATCTCCGCGGTCCAGGTCGGTCCGGAGCTGGCCGGCCGGCTCAAGGTCGAGGCGGGCACGCCCGCATTGGAGATGCAGCGCACGTACACCACATCCGACGGCGAGATCGCCCAGGTGACCGTCAACACCCACCCGGGTTCGCGGTTCCGTCATTCGATGACCATGCGACGGGTGAAGGGCTAGCCGGGCGTGCGCACCGCACAGCGGGACACCGAGTTGGCCACCGAGGCCTATGCCACCGGATTGTGGGTGCGCGACACCCTGGCGGACGCCTTGGCCGCCGCCGCCCGCGACACCCCGCAGCGCCACGTTCTCGTCGACGGGCCCGTCCGGCTGGACTGCGAAACGCTGCACGGCCACGCAATCGAGTTCGCCGGCGCGATGACCTCCCGGATGCCGGTCGGAAGCGTGGTGTCGTTCATGCTGCCGAATTGGCATGAGGCGGCGATCGTCTACCACGCGGCGACGGCGGCGGGCATGGTGGTCAACCCCATCCTGCCGTCGCTGCGCGACCACGAGCTGGCCTTCATCCTGGCCGATGCCGGCGTACGAATGATCTTCATCCCTGCCG from the Mycolicibacterium crocinum genome contains:
- a CDS encoding aromatic ring-hydroxylating oxygenase subunit alpha — encoded protein: MGELESAEELAEPMTIGVEAYISPEYARAERDRLWRKVWQQVGRVEELPEVGSYLTYDILDDSIIVVRTGPNEFAAHHNVCMHRGRRLVDTPAGAKHAVGRARKSFVCGFHGWTYGLDGACTHIREEDDWKGALNPGNTRLRPVSVDTWGGWLWINMDPDCEPLADYLFPAAKILDPFGLENMRCKWRKWVHFDCNWKVALEAFNETYHVFTTHPEFNKFGEFKGWAKAQGRHSNIGYDAPEEMAETKSKIRLGTGDPRISTAEMQVYTMEETNATTTQTLVAAALRLVDELPEGTPADKVLEHWLASARRDDEARGVVWPTIPADILGQSGTAWQLFPNFQIGQGLTSALCYSARPDPSYDPDKCTFEVSVFELYPKDAEPHTEWEYTPVGDPRWRSVLPQDFSNMAAVQQGMKSLGFPGTQPNPYRERSTVNLHYQLSKYMGTGEPRPLAKENDR
- a CDS encoding SMP-30/gluconolactonase/LRE family protein, producing the protein MTPQQNGRFTLAQPPVVADGWTVERRTPASRLFGANGLRTGPDGRVYIAQVTGSQISALDIDSGSVDTISAKGGDIIAPDDVAFDDAGNLFATEVMDGRVSVRTPDGATRVLRDDLPCANGITVHHGRLFIGECREGGRLMELDPAGGQPRILMENVPSPNAMEVGPDGLLYFPVMGANEIWRISPDGGNHEVVATGLGVPDAVKFDARGNMVSTQVHSGQVLQIDPRTGEQTVLANLNPGLDNLTFVGDRLFVSNFTGEITEVLDGLQTRTALPGGLNWPLDLTVGPDGVVYIADGTYFYALGADGSLQTLGMLFSPGYPGFVRGVTATGPGEFVVTTSGGQVARFRPADGESDFLADGLDQLYGVAVGPRGIVAVEQGTGRLLSVDAGRTEVLATGLDTPVGVAFGPDGSPLVSERGRVVRVDGGRAEPVADGLGCPQGILVDGNRLFIVDAEAKSLIDVDLSSGSRTTIASGLPVGAPPGVTPKPLRGMPPFSGPQGPFAGIAAAPDGTLYVSADADGSVLAVRRKG
- a CDS encoding flavin-containing monooxygenase, which translates into the protein MTTAECGPTDVPADVDIEALREKYRVEREKRLRPEGSAQYLELEGDFAEFYEVDPYTPVAQRDPIAEDVDVVVLGGGFAGLLAGAYLKKAGVEGIRVIEMAGDFGGVWYWNRFPGIQCDNDAYCYIPMLEELGFMPSKKFADGAEIFQHCRNIGKHFGLYDGALFSTQVRELRWEDASQRWRISTDRGDDIRARFVVMAQGSYNRPKLPGIPGIKDFGGHVFHSARWDYDYTGGSADGGLDKLADKRVALVGTGATGIQLVPHLGRDAKELFVFQRTPSSVDARTNPPTDPAWAASLQPGWQEERKRNFHNWSPFVGVVFGEPDLVCDFWTELGRNLTARIAATEDPASVSIEQIMAFREEEDYKIMERLRRLVAETVTDPDTAEALKPYYRFMCKRPTSSEHYLATFNRPNVTLVDVSASKGVERLTEKGIVADGVEYEVDCVIFASGFEISTEISRRFAIDAIEGRDGLSLFDHWHDSYKTLHGMTSRGFPNQFFMGFIQGGVSANTTAMFEQQAKHIAYIIAEAQNRGATVVEPSQEGQDAWVNTVRELSIDNSAFELSCTPGYYNNEGQGGAKDNGAFLGDFYSPGFYAFDELLAEWRAKGDLDGLVLGT
- a CDS encoding SDR family NAD(P)-dependent oxidoreductase; this translates as MAQARFDDRVAVITGAGRGLGREYALLLAGLGAKVVVNDVGGELTGHGVDVGPAQQVVDEIVAVGGEAIASSESVATPQGGQAILAAAIEAYGRVDVLIHNAGNVRHAPLPEMTAETFDAVLDVHLRGAFHVVRAAFPLMCQAGYGRVVLTSSIGGLYGNHAVANYAAAKAGVIGLSNVVALEGADHGVRCNVIVPAAVTRMAEGIDTSAYPPMGPELVAPVVGWLAHESCSITGEILTAIAGRVARVAVVESTGVYQPAWTVDDVGARIDQIRDLGEQLVFPVVPDGHNAHIGHSFAMARGTV
- a CDS encoding GntR family transcriptional regulator produces the protein MPHTESGDHRYIQVARTLRKEIVDGVYPVGSQLPTEHELCQRFSVSRYTVREALRRLREDNLVSSRPRAGTMVVPRPASHAYVQDVVSINDLLAFATGARFAIESIAMVTIDAELAQRTGLTVGDEWLAVRGFRGADGADAPVCRTEYYINRAFAAVGRMLQNHSGPIFPLIEDLFGLSIVEVRQEISAVQVGPELAGRLKVEAGTPALEMQRTYTTSDGEIAQVTVNTHPGSRFRHSMTMRRVKG
- a CDS encoding SDR family NAD(P)-dependent oxidoreductase, producing MTDLLRLDGRIVVVSGAGGGGIGTAVTEMAARAGATVVAVSRSQENLDTHIGPFIAEGLPVVPVSADAATDDGIATVLDTVRRTEGRLHGLVNIAGGAAPATWMPATRVSRADWRDLFTANLETMFFMSQAVAAEIRAAGGPGSIVSVSSISGMNTAPFHIAYGTAKAAIVAATRTMAVELALDDIRVNAVAPGVTETAASRTYVDPDPERDRAAIAMGRRGRPEEQAGAILFLLSDLSSYITGQTLLVDGGLDLRWSHLRADNTSLFLKDDDFRRKISRP